One segment of Atribacterota bacterium DNA contains the following:
- a CDS encoding redoxin domain-containing protein, with protein MKNLRLKNKPDIKKGLLLLLTVISLSLCFTMQSFAQIKTGETAPDFVLNDLNGKEYKLSQFRNQQDYVVLCFLKGDDSNSIGKMDDIISFFRECNPGSSYQIIGVIAPPEDGNEEFLDSFNKYQDIEGFPLAILVEEGTEVLESYDVEGFPNVILLRYDLSIAKIYSRFNTREERSFYQYLNFIMHCSTNSSKNGSGCNGGVCPPPPGFE; from the coding sequence ATGAAAAATTTAAGATTAAAAAATAAGCCGGATATCAAAAAAGGATTATTATTACTGTTAACGGTAATATCTTTATCCCTTTGCTTTACTATGCAATCTTTTGCTCAAATCAAGACCGGTGAAACAGCACCTGATTTTGTGCTTAATGATTTAAATGGTAAGGAATACAAGTTGAGTCAGTTTCGGAATCAGCAGGATTATGTTGTTTTATGCTTTCTAAAAGGTGATGACTCCAATTCTATAGGAAAAATGGATGATATTATTTCCTTTTTCAGGGAATGCAATCCGGGAAGTTCTTATCAGATAATAGGAGTAATAGCACCACCGGAAGATGGAAATGAAGAATTTCTGGATAGCTTTAACAAATATCAGGATATTGAAGGATTTCCTCTTGCTATATTAGTGGAAGAGGGTACAGAGGTATTGGAAAGTTATGATGTGGAGGGATTTCCAAATGTTATTTTGCTAAGATATGATCTAAGTATTGCTAAAATATACTCCAGGTTTAATACAAGAGAGGAAAGGTCATTTTATCAGTACTTAAACTTCATAATGCATTGCAGCACTAATAGCAGTAAGAACGGTTCCGGGTGTAATGGCGGTGTATGTCCCCCACCCCCTGGTTTTGAATAA
- a CDS encoding DUF1573 domain-containing protein: protein MIKLQQRNRIKSVLILIIMGLLLTSFFGCNNPDPPKLVLSEASWYFGEVPPDEQPSHAFRIKNEGDQKLIIESAYSSCACVILELPEKEIEPGEEAELIATFDPYGYEGDVTKNITLKTNDPENPEKIIETSITVLRVPNPDIELSQQTFNLGDLSSSDKQEIVFTITNSGDADLIIQEVITEDIFGHNINTPLIILPEEEYAAEFSIDISQLKEGEFRKAVRIMTNDPQNAAVFLRITGNIKDS from the coding sequence ATGATTAAATTACAGCAAAGAAATAGAATAAAAAGTGTATTGATACTGATTATTATGGGTTTACTTCTAACTTCTTTCTTTGGATGCAATAACCCTGACCCGCCAAAGCTGGTTCTTTCAGAAGCAAGCTGGTATTTTGGTGAAGTACCCCCTGACGAACAGCCTTCTCATGCTTTCAGGATAAAAAACGAAGGTGACCAAAAATTGATAATAGAATCGGCTTATTCTTCCTGTGCCTGTGTGATACTTGAATTACCAGAAAAAGAGATTGAGCCGGGAGAGGAAGCAGAATTAATTGCTACATTTGACCCCTATGGTTATGAGGGAGATGTAACCAAAAATATTACATTGAAGACAAATGACCCGGAGAATCCGGAAAAAATAATCGAGACAAGCATTACTGTTTTACGGGTTCCAAACCCTGATATTGAATTATCTCAACAGACATTTAATCTCGGAGACCTCTCCTCAAGTGATAAACAGGAAATTGTATTTACCATAACAAACAGCGGAGATGCTGACCTTATAATTCAAGAGGTCATTACGGAAGATATTTTTGGTCATAATATAAACACTCCTCTTATAATTTTACCTGAAGAAGAATACGCTGCGGAATTTTCAATTGATATAAGTCAGCTTAAAGAAGGAGAATTTCGTAAAGCGGTACGCATAATGACAAATGACCCACAGAACGCAGCAGTCTTTCTAAGAATAACCGGGAATATAAAAGACTCATAA
- a CDS encoding phospho-sugar mutase — protein sequence MDFQRDYKEKYKQWLNSPTLSNEAKNELQEISDKEDEIQDRFYKDLEFGTGGMRGKIGMGTNRMNIYTVGKSTQGLADYLLENIDNASSKGVVIAYDPRYKSREFSERAAGVLTANGIKVYLFTDIRPTPELSFAVRELDAAAGIVITASHNPPEYNGYKVYGDNAAQVLPEVADRIIEKINQIIDYSEIRFISPEEAEKSNLLINIGEDIDRLYYKRVMELTLSHDVDKNINIVYTPLHGTGNIPVRTILKEIGYNNVFVDEEQAKPDPEFPTVDSPNPENPDAFRKAVELGKEMNADILIATDPDCDRIALAVSTTQYDKQRDTISPHSHCEESFLFSRPSKEHSDEAIQSPDAKSNYLFLNGNQTGALLIDYILKRKSEDGHLPENGFIMKTIVTSEMGRVVADSYGIPTYDTLTGFKFICNKAMELEKQGKTFLFGYEESIGYLTGNFVQDKDAVICAMLIVEMAAYYKKKGLSLLDILNRLYERHGYFLEHLDSIILEGLEGEQQMAEIMASFREEFPDIPEMKVSRKIDYKTPFQYDYETNEKEIIDIPQSDVLKCVFSDDSWYAIRPSGTEPKIKIYMSMTGKTKKEAQGKLKILKSAIFGKIESIIK from the coding sequence TTGGATTTTCAAAGGGACTATAAAGAAAAGTATAAGCAATGGCTAAACAGCCCTACACTCAGTAATGAGGCAAAAAATGAACTTCAGGAGATATCTGATAAAGAAGATGAGATTCAGGACCGTTTTTACAAGGATTTAGAGTTTGGCACTGGTGGAATGCGTGGTAAGATTGGCATGGGTACCAACAGAATGAATATTTATACTGTTGGAAAATCAACCCAGGGACTGGCTGATTATCTTTTGGAAAATATAGATAATGCTTCATCCAAAGGTGTAGTGATAGCATATGATCCACGATATAAATCCAGGGAATTTTCTGAAAGGGCCGCCGGAGTATTAACCGCCAATGGAATTAAGGTTTATCTGTTTACAGACATCAGGCCGACACCGGAACTATCTTTTGCAGTAAGAGAACTTGATGCAGCAGCAGGTATTGTGATTACAGCCAGCCATAATCCTCCCGAATACAATGGTTATAAAGTTTATGGTGATAATGCTGCCCAGGTGTTGCCTGAGGTCGCTGACCGGATAATCGAGAAGATAAATCAAATAATAGATTATTCTGAAATCAGGTTTATATCTCCGGAAGAAGCTGAAAAAAGTAATTTGCTGATTAATATCGGTGAAGATATTGACCGACTTTATTACAAGAGGGTGATGGAATTAACATTAAGTCATGATGTGGATAAAAATATCAATATTGTCTACACCCCATTGCACGGTACAGGAAATATACCGGTGCGTACAATATTAAAAGAAATTGGCTATAATAATGTATTTGTTGACGAGGAACAAGCTAAACCTGACCCTGAATTTCCCACTGTCGATTCTCCTAATCCGGAAAATCCGGATGCTTTTCGAAAAGCTGTGGAGTTGGGGAAAGAAATGAATGCCGATATCCTTATCGCTACAGACCCGGATTGTGACAGGATTGCACTTGCAGTTTCTACCACTCAATATGATAAACAAAGAGATACAATCTCACCACATAGTCATTGTGAGGAGAGTTTTTTATTTTCTCGTCCTAGCAAAGAGCACAGCGATGAAGCAATCCAATCCCCTGATGCTAAAAGCAACTATCTATTTTTAAACGGCAACCAAACCGGTGCATTATTGATTGATTATATATTAAAGAGAAAGTCAGAAGACGGACATCTGCCTGAAAATGGATTTATTATGAAAACCATTGTGACTTCTGAAATGGGCAGGGTTGTTGCCGATTCTTACGGTATTCCTACTTATGATACCCTTACCGGTTTTAAATTTATCTGTAATAAAGCAATGGAGTTAGAGAAGCAGGGAAAAACCTTTTTGTTTGGTTACGAAGAGAGTATCGGATATCTGACCGGTAACTTTGTCCAGGATAAAGATGCTGTTATCTGTGCCATGCTGATTGTCGAAATGGCTGCATATTACAAAAAGAAAGGATTGTCTTTACTGGATATACTAAACAGACTCTATGAAAGACATGGATATTTCTTAGAGCATCTGGATTCTATTATTTTGGAAGGATTAGAAGGGGAACAGCAGATGGCAGAGATTATGGCTTCCTTCCGGGAAGAGTTTCCTGATATTCCGGAAATGAAAGTATCCCGTAAGATAGACTATAAAACTCCATTCCAATATGACTATGAGACAAATGAGAAAGAGATTATTGATATTCCCCAATCAGATGTCTTAAAATGTGTTTTTTCCGATGACTCCTGGTATGCTATTCGTCCATCCGGTACTGAACCAAAGATTAAGATTTATATGTCTATGACAGGAAAGACCAAAAAAGAGGCACAGGGTAAGCTGAAAATATTAAAGTCAGCGATTTTCGGAAAGATAGAAAGTATAATAAAATAA